ATAATGAGAATTTCTATTTTGGTGaccgaaataaaaaaaaaaagtttcgatTTAGTTACTAAAGTTGTCAAAATTAGGTCACCATGTTGTTAAGTTGATAACGGAAGTTTGGCATGGTCTTTctttttattggtctaataaaaaaatttagccttcaatattcatacattttatgAACTTggtcttaattaaaaaaaaaacaataaatttagccttaaatatttacaaaagttgtcaatttaatcttaattatcttttatgCTCTTAGCTGGTATTATTTAGCGCATGTAAACTTAAAAGTTTCTAGTTTTCTATGCTAGGATAAGTTATCAATAAAGTGTTTTTTTAACactttaaattaaacaataaagttTTTAGTTTTGACACTAGAATGATCATAAGTCGTCataaagcttttattttatatttattttatatatttttaatcgGTGGTTCTCGATTAAAAAGCTCAAATCTTACTagtgttaaataaaatattattacaaagtTTTCTAGCACCAAATACTAGTAAGAATGTTTAAGGctatatttattgatttttttaagaattagaattaaattgatataacttataaatattgagtggtaaaatttgtaattagaccaataaaaaagGTAAACTTTTGTTATCAATTAACGACATGgtgattaaaaaaatctaatttcgAAAAATTTATtgactaaatcaaaaattttttatagttaagtAACCAAAACAGAAACGCTCCCATAATTGAGTGACATTCATGTAGTTTATAATGGCCACATCATCCGGCAGTTGCAGACTTAACAACAGGCAAAAAGTTCAGTGACTAATTAGttagtttacccttaaaaattatttttattttaaattaaaaaaggaaaatcattAGGAGTCTATGTGAATGGATAAAGCTCTAAAAAACGGCAGAGCAGATAACTGAACTTCCTCCCATGGAGATGACAACTATTCTTCACTCTTCTCTCACTAATCCCCCATTCACCGCTCATCTCTCTCCTTCTAAATTCCCCCGATCTTTCTCCACCCCATTCCGCCTCCGCACTTCTCTATCCTTTTCTCCCTCTCTTCCTCCAAAATCTTTCCCCACCAACTGCTCTGTCTCTGATGACACAACTTCCTGTGAGTTCAATCCTCTCTATTAAGAAAATTTGTCTTTTCACTATACCTTTTACTAACCCATTTCCATAAATTGtcttggttttgaaattttattgtcTTTCGGTAGCTTTTGTTAAGTTTATAGAACTATTGCTGGATGGAATTGTTTTTGTTATGCGAGATTGCATATGAATAGTTGAGCTTCGTGTGATGCAATTCGAGCTagattttgggttaatttcaaTTTGGATACTTTgtttactaatttttaattgggttCTTATTCATTTGCCGTTATATACGTGAGATTCTATATGAATAGTTGCCTTTTGGTAATGAAATGGAATTAGATTTCCATACTTTGTTGGTCGTcactcttttgtttttttgtttttggctGTCTTGTGTTTCAGCAGCTAATGTCGCTACTGTCGATCTCTCCATCGCTTTGAAGGTCAGATTTCACTTATTTAAAGAAAGACAGGGAAAGTAATTTAAAGAAAGTAGCCATTCGTCTTTCACTTACACTTCACTTTGAACGAAATTGAGTTGGAACTTGGTTAAAACTAAAAGCCAACtcctttcaaggaaaaaaaGACATGTATGAATGGCACCAAATTAGTAGCACACGTTCAAAGcttggatttttaaaaaaaaatatataaatatagtatGATAATTTTCTTGTGGTTTGAAGTTCTCACTTTAACTGTTCAGTCTAATTCAGAAGAAAGCAACGGATGTATCTGCTGATCTGAGAGGAACTTCTATATTTCTTGTGGGTAAGCATCTTCTTCTCCATGCGGAGAATGAGTTTGAACTCCTTAATCAATTACCATATGGTCATAATACATGTTTGgtgattatttatttgaaataaaagggaTGAACAACTCCGTTAAATCCAGTTTGGGGATGTTGCTAGCAGATTTGTTTCGATATTATTACTTTGACAGGTATGGTATTTTCATGTCACTGAGTCTTAGGAATAGCTTTTATTGTTCAAGATATACTGGCTTAGCTTGTTTCTGTGTTCTTCTATCTATAGTGATGCTTTGGTCTCAGAAGCTGCTGGGGGTGAATCTGCCGCCATATCCTTAAAGGAGAGTGATGAGAAGGGATTCAGGGAGTCTGaggtgtttttatttattttacttctttGGCATTACTGTATGTTGATTAACAATGCTAATTTGTCATTTAATAAGAACggtacataatttttaaatctacTGAGTCTTTCTTTAGTACAATTCCCAAGAGCATCGAGTAATACATAAATTGTCTTGCTTATAGTCGGTCTAAATATTGTTGCAGACTGAAGTATTGAAGCAGTTATCATCAATGGGTAGATTAGTAGTTTGTGCTGGGGATGGTGCagttcaaaattcaacaaatttgtaTGGTGATCTTTGCCCAGTTGAATCAGTTGTCTCTCTCAGTTTGTATTAGTTCTCTGTCTCTCTCACTGTTATAACCAACTTTATCTTGCTTATAAATAGGGCACTCCTAAGGCATGGCATCTCGATATGGATTGATGTGCCCTTGGACATGGTAGCCAAGGGAATAATTGGAAATAAGAGTCTCCTTTTGTCATCAGAAATAGCTATCTCTGGATCTTATTCAGAGGTATTGCTGTTGATTTCACTTTTAATTACATGACCACCTTCCCATTCTTTCTCGCGATTGTTCTTACAAGAGTCTGCTCTTCATCTTGGTGATATCTGACAATTCTTAATTTATGATAGGTTTTGTCACAGCTAATGGCTCTTTATGAAGACATGAGAAGAGGATATGCCACTGCTGATGCAACCGTTTCGCTGCAAAGTACATCCACATGAATTTTGTTTCTTGTTACGAGAATAAACCATATATTGTTGGTTTtaacttcaaattgcttcttcTTAAGCAGAAGTAGCATATCAGCTAGGTTACGAGGACATGGATGCAGTGACAACAGAAGACATTACTATGGAGGTGGAGAAGCATAGTTCCAAAACTTGTCTCCCCTTCATTTGGAATTAATAAATAGGAAATTTCTGTAGTTACAAATAAAGGAATTCTCTATGATATTTTCAGGTTCTCAAGGAAATAGAGAGACTTACAAGAGTGAAAAAGATGATGGAGGCTGCAGCTAGACCGTTTTAGCCAACAGGGAATAGGTGTAGCCCTTGCTGATATTGCTGCTGTATTCTTCTTTGGTTTGGTACTCttcatatatactttttatcTTGTTTAAAGTAGTTTAGAAGACGCTAAGGTGATCTATTCACTTTACCACACTTTTCAATATGATAGATGTATCTGAATTCTGAACATTGTAGCAAGATTGAGTAATTAAAAGGTGAAATGCATGTTTTGCATTAGTGAGCTACCTCTTGATTGAAGCTAATCTTTGGAAGAGAGATGGAAAAAGATGTTTTAAGAAGTCAAAATGATGGTCATAAACATAATGCCTTTTGCAAGTGTTGATGGGCATGCATTAGTACCATTAGCATTAAATTAGACTTCCACAGTTCCTAACTGTTACCAAATAATGGGTACCTACCTGTGCCATAAATGTCTACATATGCTTCTTTTTAaatgtcttttctctttacccCTTTTCTCACTATCTATCCTTTTCATTTCTAGTGAGATGATAAATTTATACGAAAGTAATGAATTGAGTAATGAAGCTTTAGGTAGGTTTACACCATGTGAGAATGCCTAAAAAGCatcaatttagtctctctaaGCACTTAACTATTTGCAGCCTCTTTTTTACTCAACTTTTAATATCTGTTCTTCTGATTAGATATATCATGGAGGCTCTGTATTAGGAGtcagattacattttgccccatctactcaaaaaatgggcaaattagtcactcgcgttagatcaaagagcaaattagtctttttcgttaaaaaaattatttatttgtactattaaaaattggcatGGCCTACAAAATAATCAGATAGTGCCATGTGTTGTGCCATGTGTACCTTATGTTAACGTACAAggactagtttttaacaatagaaatggatgaaatttttaacggagactaatttattctttaatctaatgtaaaGGGgctaatttactattttttgagtataaggggcaaaatgtaatttgactgaccaccatgatacttttacctataTTATTAGAGTTAGAAATGGCATATTAGTATTACATGTactaactttaatttaataaacaaatgacATACTGTCTCCTCTGCTACAGCCTTTAACCTAAAACTCAGACATTGACGACAGATGTCTGATGTATGTGCCTCTGCACCTTTTATACACAGAATTCTATTGTTTTTTTCTCAGTGCAACGTGGTAATAGTATTTGGTAAAAAACCAGAGAAAAAAGATacattcatacatatatacatgcatgc
The sequence above is a segment of the Gossypium raimondii isolate GPD5lz chromosome 4, ASM2569854v1, whole genome shotgun sequence genome. Coding sequences within it:
- the LOC105780723 gene encoding probable inactive shikimate kinase like 1, chloroplastic isoform X2, which translates into the protein MEMTTILHSSLTNPPFTAHLSPSKFPRSFSTPFRLRTSLSFSPSLPPKSFPTNCSVSDDTTSSNVATVDLSIALKKKATDVSADLRGTSIFLVGMNNSVKSSLGMLLADLFRYYYFDSDALVSEAAGGESAAISLKESDEKGFRESETEVLKQLSSMGRLVVCAGDGAVQNSTNLALLRHGISIWIDVPLDMVAKGIIGNKSLLLSSEIAISGSYSEVLSQLMALYEDMRRGYATADATVSLQKVAYQLGYEDMDAVTTEDITMEVLKEIERLTRVKKMMEAAARPF
- the LOC105780723 gene encoding probable inactive shikimate kinase like 1, chloroplastic isoform X1, which translates into the protein MEMTTILHSSLTNPPFTAHLSPSKFPRSFSTPFRLRTSLSFSPSLPPKSFPTNCSVSDDTTSSANVATVDLSIALKKKATDVSADLRGTSIFLVGMNNSVKSSLGMLLADLFRYYYFDSDALVSEAAGGESAAISLKESDEKGFRESETEVLKQLSSMGRLVVCAGDGAVQNSTNLALLRHGISIWIDVPLDMVAKGIIGNKSLLLSSEIAISGSYSEVLSQLMALYEDMRRGYATADATVSLQKVAYQLGYEDMDAVTTEDITMEVLKEIERLTRVKKMMEAAARPF